The Terriglobales bacterium DNA segment CAGAGTTCGGGCGTGGTCTTGAGGAAGGGCTGGATGCGGTCCCAGCCGGCATTGTTCACCAGGATGTCGAGGTGTCCCAGCTGCGCGATCGCCTGGTCGCGCATGGCCTGCACCTGCTCCAGCTTGGTGACGTCGGTGGCGCAGGCGATCACCCGCCGCCCGGTGTTGCGTGCGATCTCGCGCGCGCTGGCATCGGCGTCATCAAAA contains these protein-coding regions:
- a CDS encoding SDR family NAD(P)-dependent oxidoreductase, producing MSLVELTGKNAVVTGGARGIGRAIVQTLAECGADVMIADFRFDDADASAREIARNTGRRVIACATDVTKLEQVQAMRDQAIAQLGHLDILVNNAGWDRIQPFLKTTPEL